The following proteins come from a genomic window of Populus nigra chromosome 6, ddPopNigr1.1, whole genome shotgun sequence:
- the LOC133696963 gene encoding uncharacterized protein LOC133696963 isoform X1 gives MGKKQKRAEAETEAERIENDKAENELELTNGDSHKKKKRRRRNKERDERDKEAKEITTVSIAVSGSIINNAQSLELATRLAGQIARAATIFRIDEVVVFDNKSSSEKEDPNVTTDNNSDENESGGAFFIRILRYLETPQYLRKALFPKHNNLRFVGMLPPLDAPHHLRKHEWAPFREGVTLNEKVSNSGETLVDVGLSKNVVVNQALEPGIRVTVAMGTNRNLDDDSPRQVVSLSKPREEAGMYWGYRVRYASNISSVFKDCPYRGGYDLLIGTSEHGLIINSSELSLPTFRHLLIAFGGLAGLEESIEEDSNLKGKDVREVFDSYLNTCPHQGSRTIRTEEAIFISLQYFQEPISRAMERVQH, from the exons gaagaggaggaggagaaacaaagaaagagatGAGAGGGATAAAGAAGCAAAGGAAATAACTACAGTCAGCATAGCCGTTTCTGGTTCCATCATCAACAATGCTCAGTCTCTCGAACTCGCCACTCGA CTGGCTGGTCAAATTGCTCGTGCCGCGACTATATTTCGAATCGATGAG GTGGTGGTGTTTGATAATAAGAGTAGTTCCGAGAAAGAGGATCCTAATGTTACGACAGACAACAATTCAGATGAGAATGAGAGTGGTGGGGCTTTTTTCATAAGGATCTTGCGGTATTTAGAGACTCCGCAGTATTTAAGAAAAGCTCTCTTTCCAAAGCATAATAACTTAAGATTTGTG GGAATGTTGCCCCCGCTTGATGCTCCACACCATCTGCGCAAACATGAATGGGCTCCGTTTAGGGAAG GTGTCACGCTAAATGAAAAAGTTTCCAACTCTGGGGAAACACTGGTTGATGTGGGCTTAAGTAAG AATGTTGTTGTAAATCAAGCGCTTGAACCTGGAATAAGAGTAACTGTGGCTATGGGAACCAACCGCAATTTGGATGATG ATTCACCACGCCAGGTTGTCTCATTATCGAAGCCAAGGGAGGAAGCAGGAATGTATTGGGGGTATAGAGTGCGATATGCTTCTAATATCAGCTCAGTATTTAAGGATTGTCCATACAGG GGTGGCTATGATCTTTTGATTGGTACCTCAGAGCATGGTCTCATTATTAACTCATCAGAGCTTTCTTTACCAACATTCAG GCATCTGTTGATTGCTTTTGGCGGGCTTGCTGGATTGGAAGAGAGTATTGAAGAAGACAGTAACTTAAAA GGTAAAGATGTTCGTGAAGTATTTGATTCATACTTGAACACGTGTCCCCATCAAGGAAGTCGGACTATTCGAACCGAG GAAGCAATTTTCATATCACTTCAGTATTTCCAAGAACCAATCAGCCGAGCAATGGAAAGAGTTCAACATTGA
- the LOC133695637 gene encoding probable ATP-dependent DNA helicase CHR12 isoform X2, which translates to MVAQLEHHLQQDSPAASFSSSLEDHVQKTKSLISALNFVSRNLPLPLDLFNTVSSIYSDVGNADFDGGAQERSQLVNPGISIRTDLMTGFEDALSKQRLNCMLGFSLAELRENRYQSHILHRLNELEELPSTRGEDLQMKCLLELHGLKLAELQSKVQSEVSSEYWLRLNCMFPDKQLFDWGMMRLPRPLYGIGDAFAMEADDQFRKKRDAERLSRLEEEERNYVETRKRKFFAEILNAVREFQLQVQATHKRRKQRNDGIQAWHGRQRQRATRAEKLRLQALKADDQEAYMRLVKESKNERLTMLLEETNNLLANLGAAVKRQKDSKHSDGIEPLRDSEADSPELDASRNESELDTYPEEDVIIDSNLNDDTGDLLEGQRQYNSAIHSIQEMVTEQPYMLKGGQLRSYQLEGLQWMLSLFNNNLNGILADEMGLGKTIQTISLIAYLKEKKGVCGPHLIVAPKAVLPNWINEFSTWISEAEIKAFLYDGCLEERKAIREQLSREGNLQVLITHYDLIMRDKAFLKKIQWQYMIVDEGHRLKNHECALAKTIGGYQMKRRLLLTGTPIQNSLQELWSLLNFLLPHIFNSEDKFEEWFNAPFADRGEVSLTDEEQLLIIRRLHNVIRPFILRRKKNEVEKYLPGKTQVLLKCDLSAWQKVYYQQVTEMGRVGLHTGSGKSKSLQNLTMQLRKCCNHPYLFVGDYNMWRKHEIMRASGKFELLDRLLPKLHATDHRVLLFSQMTRLMDILEIYLQLHDYKYLRLDGSTKTEERGTLLKKFNAPDSPYFMFLLSTRAGGLGLNLQTADTVIIFDSDWNPQMDQQAEDRAHRIGQKKEVRVFVLVSVGSVEEVILERAKQKKGIDAKVIQAGLFNTTSTAQDRKDMLEEIMHRGTSSLGTDVPSEREINRLAARSQEEFRIFEDMDKDRRKKEDYRSRLMEEHEVPEWAYQAPDNKEDKAKGFEQNSTGVLGKRRRKEVIYSDTLSDLQWIKAVENGEDMSKLSGKGKKQEHTRSEANDSASNSARTDKKVLEMRNEYTPVASEGTSEDTYASAPKRPKSDEAVSQKPDYQVSEKSEQGGGESGLNKHIFTWNTYKKKRSSYVIPSSSSNSRGQNSNGKGNGWA; encoded by the exons ATGGTTGCTCAGCTTGAGCACCACCTTCAACAAGACTCTCCAGCcgcctccttctcctcctcacTAGAAGACCATGTTCAGAAGACAAAGTCTCTGATCTCCGCCCTGAATTTTGTCTCTCGTAATCTCCCCCTCCCTCTTGATCTTTTCAACACCGTCTCTTCAATCTATTCAGATGTCGGTAATGCTGATTTTGACGGTGGGGCCCAAGAGAGAAGCCAATTG GTTAACCCTGGGATTTCCATCAGAACTGATTTGATGACTGGATTTGAGGATGCACTATCAAAGCAAAGGCTAAATTGCATGTTGGGTTTTTCTCTGGCAGAATTGAGGGAAAATCGATATCAAAGCCACATCCTGCATCGCTTGAATGAACTCGAAG AACTGCCTTCAACCAGAGGTGAAGACCTGCAAATGAAATGTTTACTCGAACTTCATGGACTTAAG CTAGCAGAATTGCAAAGCAAAGTTCAATCTGAAGTGAGTTCAGAGTACTGGCTTCGTTTGAATTGTATGTTTCCTGACAAGCAACTTTTTGATTGGGGTATGATGCGGTTGCCTCGTCCTCTATATGGTATAGGGGATGCTTTTGCCATGGAAGCTGATGATCAATTCCGAAAGAAACGAGATGCTGAG AGGCTGTCAAGGttagaagaggaagaaaggaaCTATGTGGAgactagaaaaagaaaattttttgcAGAAATACTTAACGCTGTCAGAGAGTTCCAATTGCAAGTTCAGGCTACTCATAAAAGGAGAAAGCAAAGGAATGATGGGATCCAG GCATGGCATGGAAGGCAAAGGCAGCGTGCTACACGGGCAGAGAAACTGAGGCTCCAAGCCCTGAAGGCTGATGATCAAGAAGCATATATGAGGTTAGTAAAGGAGAGCAAGAATGAACGACTTACAATGCTTCTTGAAGAAACAAATAACCTACTTGCTAACTTGGGAGCCGCGGTCAAGCGCCAAAAAGATTCCAAACATTCAGATGGCATTGAACCTTTAAGAGACTCAGAAGCTGATTCTCCGGAGTTGGATGCTTCAAGGAATGAAAGTGAACTGGATACATATCCTGAGGAAGATGTCATCATTGATTCTAATCTTAATGATGATACTGGTGATTTGCTTGAAGGCCAACGACAATACAACTCAGCCATTCATTCGATTCAGGAGATG GTAACTGAGCAGCCATACATGCTTAAAGGTGGACAATTAAGATCATACCAGTTAGAAGGGCTTCAATGGATGCTGTCTTTATTCAACAACAATTTAAATGGAATTTTAGCTGATGAAATGGGGTTGGggaaaacaatacaaacaatttCATTGATAGCATATCTCAAGGAGAAAAAAGGTGTGTGTGGGCCACACCTGATAGTTGCTCCAAAGGCTGTTCTACCGAATTGGATCAATGAATTCTCAACATGGATTTCAGAGGCTGA AATTAAAGCTTTTCTTTATGATGGATGTCTAGAGGAGAGAAAGGCAATAAGGGAACAGTTATCAAGAGAGGGGAATCTTCAGGTGTTGATCACGCATTACGATCTAATCATGAGAGataaagcatttttgaaaaaaattcaatggcaGTACATGATTGTTGATGAAGGTCATCGACTAAAGAATCATGAGTGTGCTCTGGCAAAGACTATTGGAGG CTATCAGATGAAGCGCAGACTTCTGTTGACTGGGACTCCAATACAGAACAGCTTGCAGGAACTCTGGTCCTTGCTTAATTTTCTCCTCCCGCATATTTTTAATTCTGAGGATAAATTTGAAGAGTGGTTTAATGCTCCCTTCGCTGATCGCGGTGAAGTTTCTCTCACCGATGAAGAACAACTATTGATTATTCGTCGTTTGCATAAT GTTATAAGGCCGTTCATAttgaggaggaaaaaaaatgaggtgGAGAAATACCTTCCTGGGAAAACTCAGGTTTTACTAAAATGTGATTTGTCAGCATGGCAAAAAGTTTATTACCAGCAAGTTACAGAGATGGGCAGAGTTGGGCTGCATACTG GATCTGGAAAATCTAAGAGTCTACAGAATCTGACGATGCAGCTCAGGAAGTGTTGCAACCACCCATATCTTTTTGTTGGAGATTATAACATGTGGAGGAAGCATGAAATCATGAGAGCATCAGGGAAGTTTGAACTACTTGACCGCCTACTCCCAAAACTTCATGCAACTGATCATAGAGTCCTGCTTTTCTCACAAATGACTCGTCTTATGGACattcttgaaatttatttgCAACTTCATGATTACAAGTATCTTAGACTTGATGGCTCAACTAAAACTGAGGAAAGAGGAACATTACTAAAGAAATTTAATGCTCCAGACTCTCCTTACTTCATGTTCCTTTTGAGCACTCGTGCTGGAGGTCTCGGTTTGAATTTACAAACAGCAGATACTGTAATAATTTTTGATAGTGACTGGAACCCCCAAATGGACCAGCAGGCAGAGGATCGTGCCCATCGTATTGGACAAAAGAAGGAAGTCagagtttttgttctggttagtgTTGGATCGGTTGAAGAGGTGATCTTGGAGCGTGCAAAACAGAAGAAGGGCATTGATGCCAAGGTCATCCAGGCTGGACTTTTTAATACAACGTCCACAG CTCAGGACAGAAAAGACATGTTAGAGGAGATTATGCATAGAGGAACTAGCTCACTCGGAACAGATGTCCCAAGTGAGAGAGAGATCAACCGCCTCGCAGCCCGTTCTCAAGAAGAGTTTCGGATTTTTGAGGATATGGACAAGgatagaagaaaaaaggagGATTACAGATCTCGTCTCATGGAAGAGCATGAGGTACCTGAATGGGCATATCAAGCACCTGATAACAAGGAAGATAAGGCCAAAGGTTTTGAGCAGAATAGTACTGGTGTCTTGGGAAAGCGGAGAAGAAAGGAGGTAATATACAGTGACACATTAAGTGATTTACAATGGATTAAGGCTGTCGAAAATGGAGAAGACATGTCCAAATTGTCAGGTAAAGGGAAGAAACAAGAACATACTCGGTCTGAAGCCAATGATTCTGCCAGCAATAGTGCAAGAACAGACAAGAAGGTTCTGGAAATGAGGAATGAATACACGCCTGTGGCAAGTGAGGGCACAAGTGAAGATACCTACGCTTCAGCCCCCAAAAGACCCAAGTCTGACGAGGCAGTCTCCCAAAAACCAGATTATCAGGTTTCAGAAAAATCTGAACAAGGTGGTGGAGAAAGTGGTTTGAACAAGCATATATTTACTTGGAATACCTATAAGAAGAAGAGATCCAGTTATGTTATTCCAAGTTCATCATCAAACTCTAGAGGGCAGAATTCCAACGGAAAAGGAAATGGTTGGGCTTGA
- the LOC133695637 gene encoding probable ATP-dependent DNA helicase CHR12 isoform X1 → MVAQLEHHLQQDSPAASFSSSLEDHVQKTKSLISALNFVSRNLPLPLDLFNTVSSIYSDVGNADFDGGAQERSQLQVNPGISIRTDLMTGFEDALSKQRLNCMLGFSLAELRENRYQSHILHRLNELEELPSTRGEDLQMKCLLELHGLKLAELQSKVQSEVSSEYWLRLNCMFPDKQLFDWGMMRLPRPLYGIGDAFAMEADDQFRKKRDAERLSRLEEEERNYVETRKRKFFAEILNAVREFQLQVQATHKRRKQRNDGIQAWHGRQRQRATRAEKLRLQALKADDQEAYMRLVKESKNERLTMLLEETNNLLANLGAAVKRQKDSKHSDGIEPLRDSEADSPELDASRNESELDTYPEEDVIIDSNLNDDTGDLLEGQRQYNSAIHSIQEMVTEQPYMLKGGQLRSYQLEGLQWMLSLFNNNLNGILADEMGLGKTIQTISLIAYLKEKKGVCGPHLIVAPKAVLPNWINEFSTWISEAEIKAFLYDGCLEERKAIREQLSREGNLQVLITHYDLIMRDKAFLKKIQWQYMIVDEGHRLKNHECALAKTIGGYQMKRRLLLTGTPIQNSLQELWSLLNFLLPHIFNSEDKFEEWFNAPFADRGEVSLTDEEQLLIIRRLHNVIRPFILRRKKNEVEKYLPGKTQVLLKCDLSAWQKVYYQQVTEMGRVGLHTGSGKSKSLQNLTMQLRKCCNHPYLFVGDYNMWRKHEIMRASGKFELLDRLLPKLHATDHRVLLFSQMTRLMDILEIYLQLHDYKYLRLDGSTKTEERGTLLKKFNAPDSPYFMFLLSTRAGGLGLNLQTADTVIIFDSDWNPQMDQQAEDRAHRIGQKKEVRVFVLVSVGSVEEVILERAKQKKGIDAKVIQAGLFNTTSTAQDRKDMLEEIMHRGTSSLGTDVPSEREINRLAARSQEEFRIFEDMDKDRRKKEDYRSRLMEEHEVPEWAYQAPDNKEDKAKGFEQNSTGVLGKRRRKEVIYSDTLSDLQWIKAVENGEDMSKLSGKGKKQEHTRSEANDSASNSARTDKKVLEMRNEYTPVASEGTSEDTYASAPKRPKSDEAVSQKPDYQVSEKSEQGGGESGLNKHIFTWNTYKKKRSSYVIPSSSSNSRGQNSNGKGNGWA, encoded by the exons ATGGTTGCTCAGCTTGAGCACCACCTTCAACAAGACTCTCCAGCcgcctccttctcctcctcacTAGAAGACCATGTTCAGAAGACAAAGTCTCTGATCTCCGCCCTGAATTTTGTCTCTCGTAATCTCCCCCTCCCTCTTGATCTTTTCAACACCGTCTCTTCAATCTATTCAGATGTCGGTAATGCTGATTTTGACGGTGGGGCCCAAGAGAGAAGCCAATTG CAGGTTAACCCTGGGATTTCCATCAGAACTGATTTGATGACTGGATTTGAGGATGCACTATCAAAGCAAAGGCTAAATTGCATGTTGGGTTTTTCTCTGGCAGAATTGAGGGAAAATCGATATCAAAGCCACATCCTGCATCGCTTGAATGAACTCGAAG AACTGCCTTCAACCAGAGGTGAAGACCTGCAAATGAAATGTTTACTCGAACTTCATGGACTTAAG CTAGCAGAATTGCAAAGCAAAGTTCAATCTGAAGTGAGTTCAGAGTACTGGCTTCGTTTGAATTGTATGTTTCCTGACAAGCAACTTTTTGATTGGGGTATGATGCGGTTGCCTCGTCCTCTATATGGTATAGGGGATGCTTTTGCCATGGAAGCTGATGATCAATTCCGAAAGAAACGAGATGCTGAG AGGCTGTCAAGGttagaagaggaagaaaggaaCTATGTGGAgactagaaaaagaaaattttttgcAGAAATACTTAACGCTGTCAGAGAGTTCCAATTGCAAGTTCAGGCTACTCATAAAAGGAGAAAGCAAAGGAATGATGGGATCCAG GCATGGCATGGAAGGCAAAGGCAGCGTGCTACACGGGCAGAGAAACTGAGGCTCCAAGCCCTGAAGGCTGATGATCAAGAAGCATATATGAGGTTAGTAAAGGAGAGCAAGAATGAACGACTTACAATGCTTCTTGAAGAAACAAATAACCTACTTGCTAACTTGGGAGCCGCGGTCAAGCGCCAAAAAGATTCCAAACATTCAGATGGCATTGAACCTTTAAGAGACTCAGAAGCTGATTCTCCGGAGTTGGATGCTTCAAGGAATGAAAGTGAACTGGATACATATCCTGAGGAAGATGTCATCATTGATTCTAATCTTAATGATGATACTGGTGATTTGCTTGAAGGCCAACGACAATACAACTCAGCCATTCATTCGATTCAGGAGATG GTAACTGAGCAGCCATACATGCTTAAAGGTGGACAATTAAGATCATACCAGTTAGAAGGGCTTCAATGGATGCTGTCTTTATTCAACAACAATTTAAATGGAATTTTAGCTGATGAAATGGGGTTGGggaaaacaatacaaacaatttCATTGATAGCATATCTCAAGGAGAAAAAAGGTGTGTGTGGGCCACACCTGATAGTTGCTCCAAAGGCTGTTCTACCGAATTGGATCAATGAATTCTCAACATGGATTTCAGAGGCTGA AATTAAAGCTTTTCTTTATGATGGATGTCTAGAGGAGAGAAAGGCAATAAGGGAACAGTTATCAAGAGAGGGGAATCTTCAGGTGTTGATCACGCATTACGATCTAATCATGAGAGataaagcatttttgaaaaaaattcaatggcaGTACATGATTGTTGATGAAGGTCATCGACTAAAGAATCATGAGTGTGCTCTGGCAAAGACTATTGGAGG CTATCAGATGAAGCGCAGACTTCTGTTGACTGGGACTCCAATACAGAACAGCTTGCAGGAACTCTGGTCCTTGCTTAATTTTCTCCTCCCGCATATTTTTAATTCTGAGGATAAATTTGAAGAGTGGTTTAATGCTCCCTTCGCTGATCGCGGTGAAGTTTCTCTCACCGATGAAGAACAACTATTGATTATTCGTCGTTTGCATAAT GTTATAAGGCCGTTCATAttgaggaggaaaaaaaatgaggtgGAGAAATACCTTCCTGGGAAAACTCAGGTTTTACTAAAATGTGATTTGTCAGCATGGCAAAAAGTTTATTACCAGCAAGTTACAGAGATGGGCAGAGTTGGGCTGCATACTG GATCTGGAAAATCTAAGAGTCTACAGAATCTGACGATGCAGCTCAGGAAGTGTTGCAACCACCCATATCTTTTTGTTGGAGATTATAACATGTGGAGGAAGCATGAAATCATGAGAGCATCAGGGAAGTTTGAACTACTTGACCGCCTACTCCCAAAACTTCATGCAACTGATCATAGAGTCCTGCTTTTCTCACAAATGACTCGTCTTATGGACattcttgaaatttatttgCAACTTCATGATTACAAGTATCTTAGACTTGATGGCTCAACTAAAACTGAGGAAAGAGGAACATTACTAAAGAAATTTAATGCTCCAGACTCTCCTTACTTCATGTTCCTTTTGAGCACTCGTGCTGGAGGTCTCGGTTTGAATTTACAAACAGCAGATACTGTAATAATTTTTGATAGTGACTGGAACCCCCAAATGGACCAGCAGGCAGAGGATCGTGCCCATCGTATTGGACAAAAGAAGGAAGTCagagtttttgttctggttagtgTTGGATCGGTTGAAGAGGTGATCTTGGAGCGTGCAAAACAGAAGAAGGGCATTGATGCCAAGGTCATCCAGGCTGGACTTTTTAATACAACGTCCACAG CTCAGGACAGAAAAGACATGTTAGAGGAGATTATGCATAGAGGAACTAGCTCACTCGGAACAGATGTCCCAAGTGAGAGAGAGATCAACCGCCTCGCAGCCCGTTCTCAAGAAGAGTTTCGGATTTTTGAGGATATGGACAAGgatagaagaaaaaaggagGATTACAGATCTCGTCTCATGGAAGAGCATGAGGTACCTGAATGGGCATATCAAGCACCTGATAACAAGGAAGATAAGGCCAAAGGTTTTGAGCAGAATAGTACTGGTGTCTTGGGAAAGCGGAGAAGAAAGGAGGTAATATACAGTGACACATTAAGTGATTTACAATGGATTAAGGCTGTCGAAAATGGAGAAGACATGTCCAAATTGTCAGGTAAAGGGAAGAAACAAGAACATACTCGGTCTGAAGCCAATGATTCTGCCAGCAATAGTGCAAGAACAGACAAGAAGGTTCTGGAAATGAGGAATGAATACACGCCTGTGGCAAGTGAGGGCACAAGTGAAGATACCTACGCTTCAGCCCCCAAAAGACCCAAGTCTGACGAGGCAGTCTCCCAAAAACCAGATTATCAGGTTTCAGAAAAATCTGAACAAGGTGGTGGAGAAAGTGGTTTGAACAAGCATATATTTACTTGGAATACCTATAAGAAGAAGAGATCCAGTTATGTTATTCCAAGTTCATCATCAAACTCTAGAGGGCAGAATTCCAACGGAAAAGGAAATGGTTGGGCTTGA
- the LOC133695637 gene encoding probable ATP-dependent DNA helicase CHR12 isoform X3, whose product MKCLLELHGLKLAELQSKVQSEVSSEYWLRLNCMFPDKQLFDWGMMRLPRPLYGIGDAFAMEADDQFRKKRDAERLSRLEEEERNYVETRKRKFFAEILNAVREFQLQVQATHKRRKQRNDGIQAWHGRQRQRATRAEKLRLQALKADDQEAYMRLVKESKNERLTMLLEETNNLLANLGAAVKRQKDSKHSDGIEPLRDSEADSPELDASRNESELDTYPEEDVIIDSNLNDDTGDLLEGQRQYNSAIHSIQEMVTEQPYMLKGGQLRSYQLEGLQWMLSLFNNNLNGILADEMGLGKTIQTISLIAYLKEKKGVCGPHLIVAPKAVLPNWINEFSTWISEAEIKAFLYDGCLEERKAIREQLSREGNLQVLITHYDLIMRDKAFLKKIQWQYMIVDEGHRLKNHECALAKTIGGYQMKRRLLLTGTPIQNSLQELWSLLNFLLPHIFNSEDKFEEWFNAPFADRGEVSLTDEEQLLIIRRLHNVIRPFILRRKKNEVEKYLPGKTQVLLKCDLSAWQKVYYQQVTEMGRVGLHTGSGKSKSLQNLTMQLRKCCNHPYLFVGDYNMWRKHEIMRASGKFELLDRLLPKLHATDHRVLLFSQMTRLMDILEIYLQLHDYKYLRLDGSTKTEERGTLLKKFNAPDSPYFMFLLSTRAGGLGLNLQTADTVIIFDSDWNPQMDQQAEDRAHRIGQKKEVRVFVLVSVGSVEEVILERAKQKKGIDAKVIQAGLFNTTSTAQDRKDMLEEIMHRGTSSLGTDVPSEREINRLAARSQEEFRIFEDMDKDRRKKEDYRSRLMEEHEVPEWAYQAPDNKEDKAKGFEQNSTGVLGKRRRKEVIYSDTLSDLQWIKAVENGEDMSKLSGKGKKQEHTRSEANDSASNSARTDKKVLEMRNEYTPVASEGTSEDTYASAPKRPKSDEAVSQKPDYQVSEKSEQGGGESGLNKHIFTWNTYKKKRSSYVIPSSSSNSRGQNSNGKGNGWA is encoded by the exons ATGAAATGTTTACTCGAACTTCATGGACTTAAG CTAGCAGAATTGCAAAGCAAAGTTCAATCTGAAGTGAGTTCAGAGTACTGGCTTCGTTTGAATTGTATGTTTCCTGACAAGCAACTTTTTGATTGGGGTATGATGCGGTTGCCTCGTCCTCTATATGGTATAGGGGATGCTTTTGCCATGGAAGCTGATGATCAATTCCGAAAGAAACGAGATGCTGAG AGGCTGTCAAGGttagaagaggaagaaaggaaCTATGTGGAgactagaaaaagaaaattttttgcAGAAATACTTAACGCTGTCAGAGAGTTCCAATTGCAAGTTCAGGCTACTCATAAAAGGAGAAAGCAAAGGAATGATGGGATCCAG GCATGGCATGGAAGGCAAAGGCAGCGTGCTACACGGGCAGAGAAACTGAGGCTCCAAGCCCTGAAGGCTGATGATCAAGAAGCATATATGAGGTTAGTAAAGGAGAGCAAGAATGAACGACTTACAATGCTTCTTGAAGAAACAAATAACCTACTTGCTAACTTGGGAGCCGCGGTCAAGCGCCAAAAAGATTCCAAACATTCAGATGGCATTGAACCTTTAAGAGACTCAGAAGCTGATTCTCCGGAGTTGGATGCTTCAAGGAATGAAAGTGAACTGGATACATATCCTGAGGAAGATGTCATCATTGATTCTAATCTTAATGATGATACTGGTGATTTGCTTGAAGGCCAACGACAATACAACTCAGCCATTCATTCGATTCAGGAGATG GTAACTGAGCAGCCATACATGCTTAAAGGTGGACAATTAAGATCATACCAGTTAGAAGGGCTTCAATGGATGCTGTCTTTATTCAACAACAATTTAAATGGAATTTTAGCTGATGAAATGGGGTTGGggaaaacaatacaaacaatttCATTGATAGCATATCTCAAGGAGAAAAAAGGTGTGTGTGGGCCACACCTGATAGTTGCTCCAAAGGCTGTTCTACCGAATTGGATCAATGAATTCTCAACATGGATTTCAGAGGCTGA AATTAAAGCTTTTCTTTATGATGGATGTCTAGAGGAGAGAAAGGCAATAAGGGAACAGTTATCAAGAGAGGGGAATCTTCAGGTGTTGATCACGCATTACGATCTAATCATGAGAGataaagcatttttgaaaaaaattcaatggcaGTACATGATTGTTGATGAAGGTCATCGACTAAAGAATCATGAGTGTGCTCTGGCAAAGACTATTGGAGG CTATCAGATGAAGCGCAGACTTCTGTTGACTGGGACTCCAATACAGAACAGCTTGCAGGAACTCTGGTCCTTGCTTAATTTTCTCCTCCCGCATATTTTTAATTCTGAGGATAAATTTGAAGAGTGGTTTAATGCTCCCTTCGCTGATCGCGGTGAAGTTTCTCTCACCGATGAAGAACAACTATTGATTATTCGTCGTTTGCATAAT GTTATAAGGCCGTTCATAttgaggaggaaaaaaaatgaggtgGAGAAATACCTTCCTGGGAAAACTCAGGTTTTACTAAAATGTGATTTGTCAGCATGGCAAAAAGTTTATTACCAGCAAGTTACAGAGATGGGCAGAGTTGGGCTGCATACTG GATCTGGAAAATCTAAGAGTCTACAGAATCTGACGATGCAGCTCAGGAAGTGTTGCAACCACCCATATCTTTTTGTTGGAGATTATAACATGTGGAGGAAGCATGAAATCATGAGAGCATCAGGGAAGTTTGAACTACTTGACCGCCTACTCCCAAAACTTCATGCAACTGATCATAGAGTCCTGCTTTTCTCACAAATGACTCGTCTTATGGACattcttgaaatttatttgCAACTTCATGATTACAAGTATCTTAGACTTGATGGCTCAACTAAAACTGAGGAAAGAGGAACATTACTAAAGAAATTTAATGCTCCAGACTCTCCTTACTTCATGTTCCTTTTGAGCACTCGTGCTGGAGGTCTCGGTTTGAATTTACAAACAGCAGATACTGTAATAATTTTTGATAGTGACTGGAACCCCCAAATGGACCAGCAGGCAGAGGATCGTGCCCATCGTATTGGACAAAAGAAGGAAGTCagagtttttgttctggttagtgTTGGATCGGTTGAAGAGGTGATCTTGGAGCGTGCAAAACAGAAGAAGGGCATTGATGCCAAGGTCATCCAGGCTGGACTTTTTAATACAACGTCCACAG CTCAGGACAGAAAAGACATGTTAGAGGAGATTATGCATAGAGGAACTAGCTCACTCGGAACAGATGTCCCAAGTGAGAGAGAGATCAACCGCCTCGCAGCCCGTTCTCAAGAAGAGTTTCGGATTTTTGAGGATATGGACAAGgatagaagaaaaaaggagGATTACAGATCTCGTCTCATGGAAGAGCATGAGGTACCTGAATGGGCATATCAAGCACCTGATAACAAGGAAGATAAGGCCAAAGGTTTTGAGCAGAATAGTACTGGTGTCTTGGGAAAGCGGAGAAGAAAGGAGGTAATATACAGTGACACATTAAGTGATTTACAATGGATTAAGGCTGTCGAAAATGGAGAAGACATGTCCAAATTGTCAGGTAAAGGGAAGAAACAAGAACATACTCGGTCTGAAGCCAATGATTCTGCCAGCAATAGTGCAAGAACAGACAAGAAGGTTCTGGAAATGAGGAATGAATACACGCCTGTGGCAAGTGAGGGCACAAGTGAAGATACCTACGCTTCAGCCCCCAAAAGACCCAAGTCTGACGAGGCAGTCTCCCAAAAACCAGATTATCAGGTTTCAGAAAAATCTGAACAAGGTGGTGGAGAAAGTGGTTTGAACAAGCATATATTTACTTGGAATACCTATAAGAAGAAGAGATCCAGTTATGTTATTCCAAGTTCATCATCAAACTCTAGAGGGCAGAATTCCAACGGAAAAGGAAATGGTTGGGCTTGA